In the Ruminococcus sp. OA3 genome, one interval contains:
- a CDS encoding EAL domain-containing protein, translated as MDNTNIERQVLVSGILVAVISAILIGISAFTYASIQKAQRQEAKQYLDEIVTQYKNIITAQLDGNFQTLEALSAFIGQTDSFDLDKALSYLEVESSRSGFFSIGFVTPEKNGYFIYARGSKRYGQDVSSEVFLDRALGGECTVSEKMTDEYTGNDIICYGVPVYHDDQIVGVLTASMLTSAFSNIIEQEIFDGEAFAHIIDRNGDFIIRSSHVVIQEQLDNMFDMGDIQETTKHEVLSNLMNGESSFTVFDYNGSHYWVTIMPVGINDWQLFCLVPQDFLNHNFDTLITVFLGVLICIILMFSILFIYINRLIRRSQESMRQLAYTDLLTGAGNRNQFITEVPGLPAGTQKYAMVLLNISGFKFINEFYGYETGDELLKHIAAVLADETEREEPYYRDSADRFGMLLKFHGKDALTERLERIREQVNNFKLSQNQSYHIITNWGVKIIEDFYSEIKTDLDTVMNCAMLALNSVKGNDKKPIAFYDETLHQQASKKSEIESRMYDALENREFVMVLQPKYDLKTMKVNSAESLVRWYAKDGTVYYPDEFISVFEQNGFISNLDMYMLEEVCRCLSRWKEAGYEAVPVSVNQSRLFFYDDEYLDRFHKIVDHYHLEPSQIILEVTESVSMNNLDQIKNVISQLHKVGFTVSMDDFGSGYSSLNTLKELDIDEVKLDKEFLSEQADSTRGEAIIRNMIQLAEDLSIVTVAEGIETRRQMEFLKSISCDIGQGYYFARPMPVDKFEELVFGKQQQI; from the coding sequence TTGGACAATACGAACATAGAAAGGCAGGTTCTGGTTTCCGGAATCCTGGTAGCAGTCATCAGCGCCATTCTTATTGGAATCAGCGCGTTCACTTACGCCAGTATTCAGAAAGCGCAGCGGCAGGAAGCGAAACAATATCTGGATGAGATTGTGACGCAGTATAAAAATATCATAACGGCACAGCTGGATGGTAATTTTCAGACCCTGGAAGCACTTTCTGCATTTATTGGGCAGACAGATTCTTTTGATCTTGATAAGGCACTGTCCTATCTGGAGGTGGAAAGCAGCCGAAGCGGTTTCTTTTCCATAGGTTTTGTCACGCCGGAAAAAAACGGCTATTTCATATACGCACGCGGCAGTAAACGATATGGACAGGATGTAAGCAGTGAGGTTTTTTTGGACAGGGCACTCGGAGGTGAATGTACTGTCTCAGAGAAAATGACAGATGAATATACGGGGAATGATATCATCTGCTATGGTGTACCGGTCTATCATGATGATCAGATTGTTGGGGTTCTTACAGCGTCCATGCTGACATCTGCTTTTTCGAATATTATTGAGCAGGAAATTTTTGATGGTGAGGCGTTTGCACACATTATCGACCGCAATGGGGACTTTATCATCCGCTCAAGCCATGTCGTGATTCAGGAACAGCTCGACAATATGTTTGACATGGGGGATATTCAGGAGACAACCAAACACGAGGTGTTGTCTAATCTCATGAATGGAGAGTCCTCTTTTACCGTGTTTGATTATAATGGCTCTCATTACTGGGTTACCATCATGCCAGTGGGAATCAATGACTGGCAGCTGTTTTGCCTGGTACCGCAGGATTTTCTGAATCATAACTTTGACACGTTGATTACCGTGTTTCTGGGAGTATTAATCTGCATTATCCTGATGTTCAGTATTCTGTTCATCTATATTAACCGGCTGATCAGAAGAAGTCAGGAGAGTATGCGGCAGCTCGCGTATACAGATTTGCTGACCGGGGCAGGAAACCGAAACCAGTTTATAACCGAGGTGCCCGGACTGCCGGCGGGAACACAGAAGTATGCGATGGTGCTTTTGAACATCAGCGGATTTAAATTTATCAATGAATTTTACGGGTATGAAACAGGAGATGAACTGCTCAAGCATATTGCTGCAGTGCTTGCCGATGAGACGGAGAGGGAAGAGCCGTATTATCGTGACAGCGCCGATCGTTTTGGGATGCTTTTAAAGTTTCATGGAAAAGATGCGCTGACTGAACGTCTGGAGAGAATACGGGAACAAGTCAATAATTTTAAACTCAGTCAGAATCAGAGTTATCACATTATCACCAATTGGGGTGTTAAAATCATCGAAGACTTTTATTCAGAGATCAAAACGGATTTGGATACAGTGATGAACTGTGCAATGCTGGCTTTAAACAGCGTGAAAGGGAACGATAAAAAACCGATCGCATTTTACGATGAGACCCTGCATCAGCAGGCCAGCAAAAAGAGTGAGATCGAGAGCAGAATGTATGATGCACTGGAAAACAGAGAATTTGTGATGGTGCTGCAGCCTAAGTATGACCTGAAAACAATGAAGGTGAACAGCGCAGAATCGCTGGTGCGCTGGTATGCAAAGGACGGCACAGTTTATTATCCGGACGAATTTATTTCTGTATTTGAGCAAAACGGATTTATTTCCAATCTGGATATGTATATGCTCGAGGAGGTATGCCGCTGCCTTTCCAGATGGAAAGAGGCGGGATATGAGGCAGTGCCGGTATCTGTGAACCAGTCACGGCTGTTTTTCTATGATGATGAGTATCTGGACAGATTCCATAAGATCGTAGACCACTATCATCTGGAACCTTCCCAGATCATACTGGAGGTGACGGAGAGTGTTTCCATGAATAACCTGGACCAGATTAAAAATGTTATCAGCCAGCTGCATAAAGTTGGTTTCACTGTCTCCATGGATGACTTTGGAAGCGGGTACTCTTCCCTCAATACGCTTAAAGAGCTGGATATTGATGAAGTGAAGCTGGATAAAGAATTCTTATCTGAGCAGGCAGACTCCACGCGGGGGGAGGCTATCATACGCAATATGATTCAGCTCGCAGAAGATCTGTCCATTGTAACAGTTGCCGAAGGCATTGAGACCCGCAGGCAGATGGAATTTCTAAAGTCGATATCCTGTGATATCGGTCAGGGGTACTATTTTGCCAGACCAATGCCGGTCGATAAGTTTGAAGAACTGGTCTTTGGAAAACAACAGCAAATTTAG